In Streptomyces sp. NBC_00483, a single window of DNA contains:
- a CDS encoding phosphatase PAP2 family protein produces the protein MGTIDSDLYRGITDFAHDTPSWFQHLMEVWTELGLLLFAVLFVVAWWRARANDPKAFAVAVLAPLATAVAYVISEVVKSGIDEERPCRAVSGALPSLIDCPVYGDWSFPSNHATIAAAAAVGLALAWPKVGWFTVPMALLMAFSRVFVGVHYPHDVAVGLLLGTLVAFLVVRLLTRPGARVTEAMRGSGNGLVRWFAGPGPAGAGYGSTPDGRSRRGAHRR, from the coding sequence ATGGGAACCATCGACTCCGACCTGTATCGCGGCATCACCGATTTCGCCCACGACACCCCTTCGTGGTTTCAGCACCTCATGGAGGTGTGGACGGAACTGGGTCTGCTGCTGTTCGCCGTGCTCTTCGTCGTCGCCTGGTGGCGGGCGCGGGCCAACGACCCGAAGGCCTTCGCCGTCGCGGTGCTCGCACCGCTGGCCACCGCGGTCGCGTATGTGATCAGCGAGGTGGTCAAGTCGGGGATCGACGAGGAGCGGCCCTGCCGCGCCGTCTCGGGCGCCCTGCCGTCCCTGATCGACTGCCCGGTCTACGGAGACTGGTCCTTCCCCTCCAACCACGCCACGATCGCCGCGGCCGCGGCCGTGGGCCTCGCGCTGGCCTGGCCGAAGGTGGGCTGGTTCACGGTGCCGATGGCGCTCCTCATGGCGTTCTCGCGCGTCTTCGTGGGCGTGCACTACCCGCACGACGTCGCGGTGGGCCTGCTGCTCGGCACGCTGGTCGCGTTCCTCGTCGTACGCCTTCTGACGCGGCCGGGAGCGCGGGTGACCGAGGCGATGCGGGGGTCCGGGAACGGGCTCGTGCGGTGGTTCGCCGGGCCGGGGCCCGCCGGGGCCGGGTACGGCTCGACGCCCGACGGCCGCTCGCGGCGCGGCGCGCACCGGCGCTGA
- a CDS encoding sensor histidine kinase → MEDRRRTLLVELSLWGALAVPVLAVEWLHLHEPDSTWQQLTGIAALGAATALHRRLPATAFLLAAAPGLAVASSLFTLSYGGALAVFAYLMGLRSPAVRPSLLAFGALAVAGTVKIGIRQVDPAAEWLVLMGTLLFGAVFPWLIGRYWRQSGELTAAGWARAEQLEREHRIVADRARLRERARIAQDMHDSLGHELSLIALRAGALQVAPGLADQHRDAAADLRSAASDATDRLHGIIGLLREEDDEQAPLAPPGETVAELVDRAAESGLPVHLVSAPGTGTEDRTVYRVVQEALTNAAKYAPGAPVTVEARQDDTATTVTVTNARPADAPAAPSGSGTGLLGLRARITALGGSFDAGPHDGGFRVSARLPAPGAPLGGTPVDVDAGFGHARRTARRRVGLAFGAAAVAGTVLIGGAFTWYAYTKTHAVLTPQAYAQLRVGAPLADVESRLPERTISDPPVERAPTPPPAHADCRYYRASGELFVSVEHFRLCFADDTAHTLVDKAVIPKAGTADQVKEEEREWAR, encoded by the coding sequence GTGGAGGATCGACGACGTACCTTGCTGGTCGAGCTGTCGCTCTGGGGCGCGCTCGCCGTCCCGGTGCTCGCCGTCGAGTGGCTGCATCTGCACGAACCGGACAGCACCTGGCAGCAGCTCACCGGGATCGCCGCGCTCGGCGCCGCCACCGCGCTGCACCGTCGGCTCCCCGCCACCGCCTTCCTGCTCGCGGCCGCCCCGGGCCTCGCCGTCGCGTCGTCCCTGTTCACACTCTCGTACGGGGGCGCGCTCGCCGTCTTCGCGTACCTCATGGGGCTGCGGTCACCGGCCGTACGTCCCTCGCTCCTCGCCTTCGGGGCGCTCGCCGTCGCCGGCACCGTCAAGATCGGCATCCGGCAGGTCGACCCGGCCGCCGAGTGGCTGGTGCTCATGGGGACGTTGCTGTTCGGCGCCGTCTTCCCCTGGCTCATCGGGCGGTACTGGCGGCAGAGCGGCGAACTGACCGCCGCCGGCTGGGCCAGGGCCGAGCAGTTGGAGCGCGAGCACCGGATCGTCGCGGACCGCGCCCGGCTGCGCGAACGGGCCCGGATCGCGCAGGACATGCACGACTCCCTGGGCCATGAACTCAGCCTCATCGCGCTGCGCGCCGGCGCCCTCCAGGTCGCCCCCGGCCTCGCCGACCAGCACCGCGACGCCGCCGCCGACCTGCGCTCCGCCGCCTCCGACGCCACCGACCGGCTGCACGGAATCATCGGCCTGCTGCGCGAGGAGGACGACGAGCAGGCCCCGCTCGCCCCACCCGGCGAGACCGTCGCGGAACTCGTCGACCGGGCCGCCGAATCGGGCCTCCCGGTGCACCTGGTGAGCGCCCCCGGCACCGGCACCGAAGACCGCACCGTCTACCGCGTCGTCCAAGAAGCCCTGACCAACGCCGCCAAGTACGCGCCGGGCGCCCCCGTCACCGTAGAGGCGCGGCAGGACGACACCGCCACGACCGTCACCGTCACCAACGCCCGCCCGGCGGACGCGCCCGCCGCGCCGTCCGGCAGCGGCACCGGACTGCTCGGCCTGCGGGCCCGGATCACCGCGCTCGGCGGCAGCTTCGACGCCGGCCCGCACGACGGCGGCTTCCGGGTGAGCGCCCGCCTTCCCGCGCCCGGCGCCCCGCTCGGCGGCACCCCCGTCGACGTCGACGCCGGTTTCGGGCACGCCCGCCGCACCGCCAGACGCCGCGTGGGCCTGGCCTTCGGAGCGGCCGCGGTCGCGGGAACCGTCCTGATCGGCGGGGCGTTCACCTGGTACGCGTACACGAAGACGCACGCCGTCCTCACCCCGCAGGCGTACGCGCAGCTGCGTGTCGGCGCGCCCCTCGCCGACGTCGAGTCGCGGCTGCCCGAGCGCACGATCAGCGACCCGCCCGTCGAGCGCGCGCCCACGCCGCCCCCGGCGCACGCGGACTGCCGCTACTACCGGGCGAGCGGTGAACTGTTCGTGTCCGTCGAGCACTTCAGACTCTGCTTCGCCGACGACACGGCGCACACCCTCGTAGACAAGGCGGTGATCCCGAAGGCGGGCACCGCCGACCAAGTGAAGGAAGAGGAGCGTGAATGGGCGCGCTGA
- a CDS encoding response regulator transcription factor — protein sequence MGALSEPGAGRRIRVLLADDEAMIRAGVGAILAAGGDFEIVAEAADGREAVRLAQAHRPDVALLDIRMPRLDGLAAAEEITATVPGTAAAMLTTFSEDAYVARALGGGATGFLLKSGDPHELMAGVRAVADGAAFLSPKVARHVIDGLGGRRLTREAAARQRVAALTPREREVLGLVGAGLSNPEIADRLHLVEGTVKAYVSAVLERLEVKNRVQAAIVAYEAGLLT from the coding sequence ATGGGCGCGCTGAGCGAACCGGGCGCCGGCAGACGGATCAGGGTGCTGCTCGCTGACGACGAGGCGATGATCCGGGCCGGCGTCGGCGCGATCCTTGCGGCGGGCGGCGACTTCGAGATCGTCGCGGAGGCCGCCGACGGGCGGGAGGCCGTGCGCCTCGCCCAGGCCCACCGCCCGGATGTGGCGCTCCTCGACATCCGCATGCCGCGCCTGGACGGCCTCGCGGCGGCGGAGGAGATCACGGCGACGGTGCCCGGCACGGCCGCGGCGATGCTGACCACGTTCTCCGAGGACGCGTACGTGGCGCGGGCACTCGGCGGCGGCGCGACCGGCTTCCTGCTCAAGTCCGGTGATCCGCACGAACTGATGGCGGGCGTACGGGCGGTGGCGGACGGCGCCGCGTTCCTGTCGCCGAAGGTGGCCCGGCATGTCATCGACGGGCTCGGCGGCAGGCGGCTGACCCGCGAGGCCGCCGCCCGGCAGCGCGTCGCGGCGCTCACCCCGCGCGAGCGCGAGGTGCTCGGCCTGGTCGGCGCGGGCCTGTCGAACCCGGAGATCGCCGACCGGCTGCACCTCGTGGAGGGGACGGTGAAGGCGTACGTCAGCGCGGTCCTGGAGCGCCTCGAGGTCAAGAACCGCGTGCAGGCGGCCATCGTGGCGTACGAGGCGGGACTGCTGACGTAG